In one Agrobacterium tumefaciens genomic region, the following are encoded:
- a CDS encoding alpha-D-ribose 1-methylphosphonate 5-phosphate C-P-lyase PhnJ codes for MLKEVSFDDGLAAYNFAYLDEQTKRMIRRAILKAIAIPGYQVPFASREMPMPYGWGTGGVQVTASILGPEDVLKVIDQGADDTTNAVSIRAFFQKVANVAVTTRTKDATIIQTRHRIPEEELHSGQVLVYQVPIPEPLRFLEPRETETRVMHALEEYGLMHVKLYEDIARNGRISTTYAYPVKVAGRYVMDPSPTPKFDNPKMHLSDALQLFGAGREKRIYAVPPYTDVVSLDFEDHPFEIQRFDKPCALCGAENVYLDEVVLDDKGGRMFVCSDTDHCEDRRAHGHKGHLLADVKEAAE; via the coding sequence ATGCTTAAAGAAGTTTCATTCGACGACGGGCTGGCTGCCTACAACTTCGCCTATCTGGACGAACAGACCAAACGCATGATCCGCCGGGCGATCCTGAAGGCCATCGCCATTCCCGGTTATCAGGTGCCCTTCGCTTCCCGCGAAATGCCCATGCCCTATGGCTGGGGCACCGGCGGCGTGCAGGTGACCGCCTCCATCCTCGGTCCAGAGGATGTGCTGAAGGTCATCGACCAGGGCGCCGACGACACGACCAATGCGGTTTCCATCCGCGCCTTCTTCCAGAAGGTGGCGAATGTTGCCGTTACCACCCGCACCAAGGATGCAACCATCATCCAGACGCGGCACCGCATTCCGGAAGAAGAACTGCATTCGGGTCAGGTCCTCGTCTATCAGGTTCCCATTCCCGAGCCTTTACGCTTCCTTGAGCCGCGCGAGACCGAAACGCGCGTCATGCACGCGCTGGAGGAATATGGCCTGATGCACGTCAAGCTTTACGAGGATATCGCCCGCAACGGCCGCATCTCCACCACCTATGCCTATCCGGTGAAGGTTGCCGGGCGTTATGTGATGGATCCATCGCCTACCCCGAAATTCGACAATCCGAAAATGCACCTCTCGGACGCCCTCCAGCTTTTCGGCGCCGGACGTGAGAAGCGCATCTATGCCGTGCCGCCCTATACGGACGTCGTCAGCCTCGATTTCGAAGATCATCCCTTCGAAATCCAGCGCTTTGACAAACCCTGCGCGCTGTGCGGCGCGGAGAATGTCTATCTTGACGAGGTGGTGCTTGATGATAAGGGCGGGCGGATGTTCGTCTGCTCCGATACCGACCATTGCGAGGACCGCCGCGCCCATGGCCATAAAGGCCACCTGCTGGCGGATGTGAAGGAGGCCGCAGAATGA
- a CDS encoding carbon-phosphorus lyase complex subunit PhnI translates to MYVAVKGGETAIANAHRLLADKRRGDRDLPAMTVSQIVSQLSLAVDRVMAEASLYDQSLAALAVKQARGDMIEAIFLLRAYRTTLPRFGYSVPVDTAEMTVHRRVSATYKDLPGGQLLGPTFDYTHRLLDPSLLEDETVETAARREGEPEYVMRVSDILAQEGLIETDGDMPDDHIAGDLTREPMEFPMPRDLRLQSLARGDEGFLLALAYSTQRGYGRTHPFVGEIRIGEVEIELDVPELGFAVSLGDIQVTECQMVNQFKGSAKAPPQFTRGYGLVFGQSERKAMAMSLVDRALRAGEFGEDVVAPAQDEEFVISHADNVQATGFVEHLKLPHYVDFQAELGLVRKMRADFDAINSNGAEWMGDAAE, encoded by the coding sequence ATGTATGTTGCTGTCAAAGGCGGGGAAACCGCCATTGCCAACGCCCACCGGCTTCTTGCCGACAAGCGGCGCGGAGACCGCGACCTGCCCGCGATGACAGTGTCGCAGATCGTTTCGCAGCTTTCGCTCGCCGTCGACCGGGTTATGGCGGAAGCGTCTCTTTACGATCAGTCGCTTGCAGCCCTCGCGGTCAAGCAGGCCCGCGGCGACATGATCGAGGCCATCTTTCTGCTGCGCGCCTACCGCACGACGCTGCCACGTTTCGGTTATTCGGTTCCGGTCGATACCGCTGAGATGACGGTGCACCGGCGCGTTTCCGCGACCTACAAGGATTTGCCGGGCGGGCAATTGCTGGGGCCGACCTTCGATTACACCCACCGCCTGCTTGACCCCTCTCTTCTCGAGGACGAGACCGTCGAAACCGCTGCCCGGCGTGAAGGCGAGCCGGAATATGTCATGCGCGTCTCCGACATTCTGGCGCAAGAGGGACTGATAGAGACCGACGGCGATATGCCTGATGATCATATTGCCGGCGATCTGACGCGGGAGCCGATGGAGTTTCCAATGCCGCGTGACCTGCGCCTGCAATCGTTGGCGCGTGGTGATGAGGGTTTCCTTCTGGCGCTCGCTTATTCAACACAGCGCGGTTATGGCCGCACGCACCCCTTTGTCGGTGAAATACGCATCGGTGAAGTGGAGATTGAACTGGACGTGCCGGAACTCGGCTTTGCCGTCTCGCTGGGCGACATACAGGTCACCGAATGCCAGATGGTCAACCAGTTCAAGGGTTCGGCAAAAGCGCCGCCGCAATTCACCCGTGGCTACGGTCTGGTGTTCGGCCAGAGCGAGCGCAAGGCCATGGCCATGTCGCTGGTCGACCGCGCGCTGCGGGCAGGCGAATTCGGCGAGGACGTCGTGGCCCCCGCGCAGGACGAGGAATTCGTCATTTCACACGCCGACAACGTGCAGGCGACGGGTTTCGTCGAACATCTGAAACTGCCGCATTACGTGGATTTCCAGGCCGAACTCGGTCTGGTGAGGAAAATGCGCGCCGATTTCGACGCAATCAATTCCAATGGCGCGGAATGGATGGGTGATGCAGCCGAATAG
- the phnH gene encoding phosphonate C-P lyase system protein PhnH, with product MSVKAEALTGGFSDAVFDSQRIFKKLMDGMARPGTPQTIETAVAPPSPLAPATGAVLLALCDHDTPVWLSGALRKTTVPGWVAFHTGAVATDEKNAAHFAVIEAGSAIASFGLFAQGSQEYPDRSTTLIIELPGLDGGRELLLSGPGIRHVNIISPTGLPDIFPRLWAENNAIFPRGVDVILTSADRFVCLPRTTRIQPVEA from the coding sequence ATGAGCGTCAAGGCCGAAGCATTGACGGGCGGCTTCTCCGACGCCGTCTTCGATTCCCAACGGATTTTCAAGAAACTCATGGATGGCATGGCCCGGCCGGGCACGCCGCAGACAATCGAAACCGCGGTCGCCCCGCCATCGCCTCTCGCCCCCGCCACCGGCGCGGTTCTGCTGGCGCTCTGCGATCACGATACGCCGGTGTGGCTGAGCGGCGCGCTACGAAAAACCACCGTCCCCGGTTGGGTTGCATTTCATACCGGCGCGGTCGCGACGGATGAAAAAAATGCGGCGCATTTCGCCGTCATCGAAGCGGGCAGCGCCATAGCTTCCTTCGGTCTCTTCGCCCAGGGAAGTCAGGAATATCCGGACCGCTCCACCACGCTCATCATCGAGTTGCCTGGCCTGGATGGCGGGCGGGAATTGCTGCTCTCCGGCCCCGGTATCCGCCACGTCAACATCATCAGCCCCACCGGCCTGCCGGACATATTCCCGCGGCTGTGGGCGGAGAACAATGCCATTTTCCCGCGCGGCGTCGACGTCATCCTGACATCCGCCGACAGATTTGTCTGCCTGCCGCGCACGACGCGCATCCAACCCGTGGAGGCATAA
- the phnG gene encoding phosphonate C-P lyase system protein PhnG, giving the protein MIHETADLHADKKRVAALLARATVQELETVWNRQDESPRTENVRGPETGLVMVKGRIGGGGAPFNLGETTVTRATVKLASGTVGHAHVLGTGRKKAWYAAVFDALWQESPTRGFVETELLSPVEKRLIEEKDRKTKETAATRVDFFTMVRGED; this is encoded by the coding sequence ATGATTCACGAAACTGCAGATTTGCATGCAGACAAAAAGCGGGTGGCGGCGCTTCTTGCCCGCGCCACGGTTCAGGAACTTGAAACCGTCTGGAACCGGCAGGATGAAAGCCCCCGGACGGAAAATGTGCGTGGGCCGGAAACCGGCCTCGTCATGGTCAAAGGCCGTATCGGCGGCGGCGGCGCGCCCTTCAATCTGGGTGAGACGACCGTTACCCGGGCAACCGTCAAGCTTGCCTCGGGCACCGTCGGTCACGCGCATGTTCTCGGCACCGGCCGCAAGAAGGCCTGGTACGCCGCCGTTTTCGATGCGCTCTGGCAGGAAAGCCCGACCCGCGGCTTTGTCGAGACCGAGCTTCTTTCACCGGTCGAGAAACGACTGATCGAGGAGAAGGACAGGAAAACAAAAGAAACCGCCGCAACACGGGTCGATTTCTTCACCATGGTTCGAGGAGAAGATTGA
- the phnF gene encoding phosphonate metabolism transcriptional regulator PhnF, giving the protein MGPSAAMKRKNGVALWRQIADRIRGEIAAGDHDETGMLPPEMTLAEKFGVNRHTVRSAIAALASEGILEPVQGRGTIIARKERLSFPISRRTRFTAGIADQVKEMEALLLSHTTEPANADLATRLQLPAGAPLIRLETLRKADNRPVSRSTTWFPADRFAGIGEAYQKSGSITAAFNMLGVADYVRISTVISASHADTQDLADLELSPGAILLVTQALNADMDGVPVQYAISRFSADTVEFTVEN; this is encoded by the coding sequence ATGGGCCCTTCGGCAGCGATGAAAAGAAAGAACGGCGTGGCGCTCTGGCGGCAGATCGCCGACAGGATCAGAGGCGAGATCGCGGCGGGCGATCACGATGAAACCGGCATGTTGCCGCCGGAAATGACGCTGGCTGAAAAATTCGGCGTCAACCGCCATACCGTCCGAAGCGCCATTGCCGCACTCGCCAGCGAAGGCATCCTCGAGCCGGTGCAGGGGCGCGGCACGATAATCGCCCGCAAGGAGCGCCTGAGTTTTCCGATCTCACGGCGCACGCGATTTACGGCGGGGATCGCCGATCAGGTCAAGGAAATGGAAGCGCTGCTTCTGTCCCACACGACCGAGCCGGCAAATGCCGATCTGGCCACACGGCTGCAACTACCGGCCGGTGCGCCGCTCATACGTCTCGAAACGCTGCGCAAGGCGGATAACCGGCCGGTGTCCCGCTCAACCACATGGTTTCCGGCCGATCGTTTCGCCGGAATAGGCGAGGCCTACCAGAAGAGCGGCTCGATTACCGCTGCCTTCAATATGCTGGGCGTGGCGGATTACGTGCGTATTTCCACCGTCATTTCCGCCAGCCATGCGGACACGCAGGATCTGGCCGATCTGGAACTGTCGCCGGGCGCAATCCTGCTCGTCACCCAGGCGCTGAATGCCGATATGGATGGCGTGCCGGTACAATATGCCATCAGCCGCTTCTCGGCTGATACGGTCGAATTCACGGTTGAAAATTAA
- a CDS encoding 4-hydroxy-tetrahydrodipicolinate reductase — protein MGSSGMKLVVVGAAGRMGQALIRLIHQTPGVQLHAAVAREGSAFVGRDAGEIAGLGPIGVEITSDPLQAFLHAEGVIDFTSPATSLTFAGLAAQARIVHIIGTTGCSAEDEEKFKAASRHARIVKSGNMSLGVNLLSVLTQQAAQALDAQNWDVEILEMHHKHKVDAPSGTALLLGEAAAAGRKVDLTASSVRVRDGHTGAREAGTIGFATLRGGSVIGEHSVIFAGEGERVELSHYAGDRSIFARGAIVAALWALDKKPGFYSMLDVLGLSQPE, from the coding sequence ATGGGCAGCAGCGGCATGAAACTGGTGGTGGTCGGCGCGGCGGGCCGCATGGGACAGGCGCTGATCCGCCTTATTCACCAGACGCCCGGCGTCCAGTTGCACGCCGCCGTCGCGCGCGAGGGCTCTGCCTTTGTCGGCCGCGATGCGGGCGAAATCGCCGGTCTCGGCCCGATCGGCGTCGAAATCACCAGCGATCCGCTGCAGGCATTTCTGCATGCGGAAGGGGTGATCGATTTCACCTCGCCGGCAACCAGCCTCACCTTTGCCGGCCTCGCCGCACAGGCCCGCATCGTGCATATCATCGGCACCACGGGTTGCTCGGCGGAAGACGAGGAAAAATTCAAGGCGGCGTCGCGCCATGCCCGCATCGTCAAGTCGGGCAATATGAGCCTCGGCGTCAACCTGCTCAGCGTTTTAACGCAGCAGGCGGCGCAGGCGCTGGATGCGCAGAACTGGGATGTCGAAATCCTTGAAATGCACCACAAACATAAGGTGGATGCGCCCTCGGGCACCGCCCTTCTGCTCGGCGAGGCGGCGGCGGCGGGCCGCAAGGTCGATCTCACCGCCTCCTCGGTGCGCGTACGCGACGGGCATACGGGCGCGCGTGAGGCGGGCACCATCGGTTTTGCCACGCTGCGTGGCGGTTCGGTGATCGGCGAACATTCTGTCATTTTCGCTGGCGAGGGAGAGCGCGTCGAGCTCTCCCACTACGCCGGTGACCGCTCCATCTTCGCACGCGGGGCAATTGTCGCGGCACTTTGGGCCTTAGACAAAAAGCCGGGCTTTTATTCCATGCTGGATGTGCTGGGGCTTTCGCAGCCGGAATAA